A genomic segment from Stappia indica encodes:
- a CDS encoding Zn-ribbon domain-containing OB-fold protein, translating to MPDHDPFPLPRVDETNRPYWEALAEGRLVYQCCKACGHAWLPARSECPRCLAAETGWQPASGRARLVSWVTYRKAFHPAFADRLPYNVSVVELEEGPRLISNLVGLADPEDLAIDEPLALVLREEHGVTIPAFRKAG from the coding sequence ATGCCGGATCACGACCCCTTTCCGCTTCCCCGCGTCGACGAGACCAACCGCCCCTATTGGGAGGCGCTTGCCGAGGGCCGTCTCGTCTACCAGTGCTGCAAGGCCTGCGGCCATGCCTGGCTGCCGGCCCGCAGCGAGTGCCCGCGATGCCTTGCCGCGGAGACCGGCTGGCAGCCGGCGAGCGGCCGCGCCCGGCTGGTCAGCTGGGTGACCTACCGCAAGGCCTTCCATCCGGCCTTCGCCGACCGGCTTCCCTACAATGTCTCGGTGGTCGAGCTGGAAGAGGGGCCGCGGCTGATCTCCAACCTCGTCGGCCTTGCCGATCCGGAGGATCTGGCGATCGACGAACCGCTGGCGCTGGTCCTGCGCGAGGAGCACGGCGTCACTATCCCCGCGTTCAGAAAGGCCGGATAA
- a CDS encoding 3-keto-5-aminohexanoate cleavage protein, which translates to MSQPANKVIITCAITGSIHTPSMSPHLPVTPEEIVSSALGAAEAGAAVLHLHARDPQTGRPDQRPEAFRPLVQVLKQRTDAVLNLTSGGAPTMTIEERIRPSTELKPELASLNMGSMNFGLYPMLERFRDFRHDWEEPYLVGSRDLIFRNTFADIEYALKTCAGNGTRFEFECYDTGHLYNLAHFADRGLVEPPFFVQSVFGILGGIGNHPEDVQHMRRTADRLFGGDYRWSVLGAGRNQMRIAALAAAQGGNVRVGLEDNLWAGKGRLSVSNAEQVATVRGIIEGLGLQVASPDEAREILALKGADRTGF; encoded by the coding sequence ATGTCGCAGCCCGCCAACAAGGTCATCATCACCTGTGCCATCACCGGCTCGATCCATACGCCGTCCATGTCGCCGCATCTGCCGGTGACGCCGGAGGAGATCGTCTCCTCCGCCCTGGGTGCGGCCGAAGCCGGAGCCGCGGTGCTGCACCTCCACGCCCGCGATCCGCAGACCGGCCGGCCGGACCAGCGGCCGGAGGCGTTCCGGCCGCTGGTCCAGGTACTGAAGCAGCGCACGGATGCGGTGCTCAACCTGACGAGCGGCGGCGCCCCGACCATGACCATCGAAGAGCGCATCCGTCCCTCGACCGAGCTCAAGCCGGAGCTCGCCTCGCTCAACATGGGTTCGATGAACTTCGGCCTCTATCCCATGCTGGAGCGCTTCCGCGACTTCCGCCACGACTGGGAGGAGCCGTATCTGGTCGGCAGCCGCGACCTGATCTTCCGCAACACCTTCGCCGACATCGAATATGCGCTGAAGACCTGCGCCGGCAACGGCACCCGCTTCGAGTTCGAGTGCTACGACACCGGCCACCTCTACAACCTGGCGCATTTCGCGGACCGGGGCCTGGTGGAGCCGCCCTTCTTCGTCCAGAGCGTCTTCGGCATTCTCGGCGGCATTGGCAATCACCCGGAAGACGTCCAGCACATGCGCCGTACGGCCGACCGGCTGTTCGGCGGCGACTATCGCTGGTCGGTACTCGGCGCGGGACGAAACCAGATGCGGATCGCCGCTCTTGCCGCCGCGCAGGGCGGAAACGTCCGAGTCGGCCTCGAAGACAATCTGTGGGCCGGCAAGGGGCGTCTCTCCGTTTCCAATGCCGAGCAGGTGGCGACCGTGCGCGGGATCATCGAGGGGCTGGGGCTCCAGGTGGCATCGCCGGACGAGGCACGGGAGATCCTGGCGCTGAAGGGCGCCGACAGGACCGGGTTCTGA
- a CDS encoding SDR family NAD(P)-dependent oxidoreductase, whose amino-acid sequence MSANSTRKVALVTGGSQGIGRAIGLRLAQDGWAVAVVAMDTPELAATTAEIDTLSQARGYAADLSATAEIPALVGKVAADFGGLDLVVNCAGATRRGGLVDLADEDWQHGFSVKFFGTVAVTRAAWPHLVASGGSVVTIAGALGHTPSADSLIGGAICSALINFCKALAETGRRDGVRVNSINPGWIDTGRLDSMLEQKAARDGHGDRERAGREFVDELKILRFGQPGDVAELVAYLSDGRGSFIHGASIDIDGGLTKGV is encoded by the coding sequence ATGAGCGCAAACAGCACGCGCAAGGTGGCGCTGGTCACCGGCGGCAGCCAGGGCATCGGCCGGGCCATCGGCCTTCGCCTTGCGCAGGACGGCTGGGCCGTCGCGGTGGTTGCGATGGACACGCCCGAACTGGCCGCCACGACGGCCGAGATCGACACCCTGTCGCAGGCGCGCGGCTATGCGGCGGATCTTTCGGCGACCGCGGAGATTCCGGCGCTGGTCGGCAAGGTCGCCGCCGACTTCGGCGGCCTCGACCTCGTCGTCAATTGCGCCGGCGCCACCCGTCGCGGCGGGCTTGTCGATCTGGCCGACGAGGACTGGCAGCACGGTTTTTCGGTCAAGTTCTTCGGCACGGTGGCGGTGACCCGCGCCGCCTGGCCGCATCTGGTCGCGAGCGGTGGCTCCGTCGTCACCATCGCCGGTGCGCTGGGCCATACGCCGAGTGCGGATTCGCTGATAGGCGGCGCCATCTGCTCGGCCCTGATCAATTTCTGTAAGGCGCTGGCCGAGACCGGCCGCCGCGACGGGGTGCGGGTCAACTCGATCAACCCCGGCTGGATCGATACCGGTCGGCTCGACAGCATGCTGGAGCAGAAGGCCGCGCGCGACGGCCATGGCGACCGGGAGCGGGCGGGTCGCGAGTTCGTCGACGAGCTGAAGATCCTGCGCTTCGGCCAGCCGGGCGACGTGGCCGAGCTCGTCGCCTATTTGTCCGACGGGCGCGGCTCCTTCATCCATGGCGCCTCCATCGACATCGACGGCGGCCTGACCAAGGGCGTGTGA
- a CDS encoding NAD-dependent succinate-semialdehyde dehydrogenase encodes MTPAQFIAGTWRSTPGAPSTPVLNPVDNTEIGRVPHASADEISEALDAARRGFALWRRVSAAERGAVLRRGAAVLRRDAEEIARQMVREQGKPLSEARVEVAVSADILDWSAGEGERQYGRLIPPRDPRFRQSVLREPAGVCVLIPSWNVPVLFVARKLGECLAAGCSAILVGHKQTPGAAVAVVRALIEGGLPAEAASLLFGSNAELVETLLRAPGIAKVSFTGGTQTGRTIGRLAAEAVLKTTLELGGHAPTIVFDDVDVEATAEIVVRSKFRNAGQVCNSPTRLFVQRKVHDAFADALARRATALRLGDGLAPETEMGPLASRRQLARIEAMVEDARRCGAQVLCGGERLQGPGNFHQPTLLAELPDEARILREEPFGPVAALIAFDEPEEMMAAANALPYGLAGYCYTRSPARARFVEQGLSVGMLGINTPQISLPETPFGGVRQSGNGSEGGSEGVAAYMTTKYVSEFIA; translated from the coding sequence ATGACCCCTGCGCAGTTCATCGCAGGCACCTGGCGCAGCACGCCGGGCGCCCCGTCGACGCCTGTCCTCAACCCGGTCGACAACACCGAGATCGGCCGCGTGCCGCATGCGAGCGCCGACGAGATTTCCGAGGCGCTGGATGCGGCCCGGCGCGGTTTCGCGCTGTGGCGGCGGGTGTCTGCAGCCGAGCGCGGCGCGGTGCTGCGGCGCGGTGCCGCCGTCCTGCGGCGGGACGCGGAGGAGATCGCCCGGCAGATGGTACGCGAACAGGGCAAGCCGCTGTCCGAGGCCCGCGTCGAGGTCGCCGTTTCGGCCGACATCCTGGACTGGTCGGCCGGCGAAGGCGAGCGGCAATACGGCCGGCTGATCCCGCCGCGCGATCCGCGCTTCCGCCAGAGCGTGCTGCGTGAGCCCGCCGGCGTTTGCGTGCTCATCCCTTCGTGGAACGTGCCGGTGCTGTTCGTGGCGCGCAAGCTGGGCGAATGTCTGGCGGCGGGATGCAGCGCGATCCTGGTCGGCCACAAGCAGACGCCGGGCGCGGCCGTCGCCGTGGTCCGCGCGCTGATCGAGGGCGGGTTGCCGGCGGAGGCGGCGAGCCTGCTGTTCGGCTCCAACGCCGAGCTGGTGGAGACGCTGCTGCGTGCGCCCGGCATCGCCAAGGTGTCCTTCACCGGCGGCACGCAAACCGGGCGGACCATCGGCCGGCTGGCGGCCGAGGCGGTGCTGAAGACCACACTGGAACTGGGCGGCCACGCGCCGACCATCGTTTTCGACGATGTCGATGTGGAGGCGACGGCCGAGATCGTCGTGCGCAGCAAGTTCCGCAATGCCGGCCAGGTGTGCAACTCGCCGACCCGGCTTTTCGTGCAGCGCAAGGTGCACGACGCCTTCGCCGATGCACTGGCGAGACGCGCGACGGCGCTGCGGCTCGGCGACGGACTGGCGCCGGAAACCGAGATGGGGCCGCTGGCCTCGCGCCGGCAGCTCGCCCGCATCGAGGCGATGGTCGAGGACGCGCGCAGATGCGGCGCGCAGGTGCTGTGCGGCGGCGAGCGGCTGCAGGGGCCGGGCAACTTCCACCAGCCGACGCTGCTCGCGGAGCTGCCGGACGAGGCAAGGATCCTGCGGGAAGAGCCCTTCGGCCCGGTCGCCGCGCTGATCGCCTTCGACGAGCCGGAAGAGATGATGGCGGCGGCAAATGCCCTGCCCTACGGGCTGGCCGGCTATTGCTACACGCGCTCGCCGGCGCGGGCGCGCTTCGTCGAGCAGGGCCTGTCGGTCGGCATGCTGGGCATCAACACGCCGCAGATCTCGCTGCCGGAAACGCCGTTCGGCGGCGTGCGCCAGAGCGGCAACGGTTCGGAGGGCGGCAGCGAGGGCGTCGCCGCCTACATGACCACCAAATACGTCTCCGAATTCATCGCCTGA
- a CDS encoding SMP-30/gluconolactonase/LRE family protein, which produces MLNGFELQRADFGFTGEGLSRPECILAEASGDLWVSDNRGAVTHIRPDGAQRLLGTMGGKPNGMAMDTNGSILLANIALRKFFRVARDGSHELFFDRIDGQPVGAANFVGRDRWRRTWLSVSSRLENHLLALEEDIPDGYVILLDERGARIVADGLLFTNEVRVDNHGHHLYMAETRGGRISRARIRADGSLGEPEVFGPDPIFPGALVDGIRFDSAGNLWVTEITRNRLYVLQPDGSALLVFEDPEGDILDHPSSLTFAGEDLRTVYVGGLGQTRLARFRAPLAGRPPVHWLAS; this is translated from the coding sequence ATGCTCAACGGTTTCGAGTTGCAACGCGCCGATTTCGGCTTCACCGGCGAGGGGCTGAGCCGGCCCGAATGCATCCTGGCGGAGGCGAGCGGCGACCTGTGGGTGTCAGACAATCGCGGCGCGGTGACCCATATCCGCCCCGATGGCGCGCAGCGCCTGCTGGGCACGATGGGCGGCAAGCCCAACGGCATGGCGATGGACACGAACGGCAGCATCCTGCTGGCCAACATCGCCTTGCGGAAATTCTTCCGCGTGGCGCGCGATGGCAGCCATGAGCTGTTTTTCGACCGGATCGACGGGCAGCCGGTGGGGGCGGCGAATTTCGTCGGCCGCGACCGCTGGCGGCGGACCTGGCTGTCGGTGTCCTCGCGGCTGGAGAACCACCTGCTGGCGCTGGAAGAGGATATCCCGGACGGCTACGTGATCCTGCTCGACGAGCGCGGGGCCCGCATCGTCGCAGACGGCCTGCTCTTCACCAACGAGGTGCGCGTCGACAATCACGGCCACCACCTCTACATGGCCGAAACACGCGGCGGGCGGATCTCGCGGGCACGGATCCGCGCAGACGGCAGCCTCGGCGAGCCGGAGGTCTTCGGTCCGGACCCGATCTTTCCCGGCGCGCTGGTCGACGGCATCCGCTTCGACAGCGCCGGCAACCTTTGGGTGACCGAGATCACCCGCAACCGGCTTTACGTCCTGCAGCCCGACGGCAGCGCGCTGCTCGTCTTCGAAGACCCCGAGGGCGACATTCTCGACCATCCGTCCAGCCTCACCTTCGCCGGTGAGGACCTGCGGACCGTCTATGTGGGCGGGCTCGGCCAGACCCGCCTCGCCCGCTTCCGGGCGCCCCTTGCCGGCCGCCCTCCCGTCCACTGGCTGGCCAGCTGA
- a CDS encoding SRPBCC family protein has protein sequence MARAFASTMIDAPVEAVWACVRDFNGLPDWNPGIVKSEIEDGLAADVVGCVRAFTLGDGTFVRERLLSLDDSRYSFTYNFVTPAFPVENYVAGMELIPETSTGRTYVQWWATFDEKPEDAGRFVEIVSRDVFAAGLAALAEKIAGELSGASVPEGAERWQGLRPAKVFTSSTITAPADRVWAKMRDFAGMGGWHEDITKMHMLEGARSDKVSGVRDFLFGEGALWEQLTYLSDTERAFRYRILKSPMPWLNYHAGARLYPVTDRDHTFAVWTADWTASPQDDLELIPNVHGNVFQKAFDTLEAQLGSGAG, from the coding sequence ATGGCAAGGGCTTTCGCAAGCACCATGATCGATGCGCCGGTGGAGGCGGTGTGGGCATGCGTGCGCGACTTCAACGGCCTGCCGGACTGGAACCCGGGGATCGTGAAGAGCGAGATCGAGGATGGGCTCGCCGCCGACGTGGTCGGCTGCGTGCGCGCCTTCACGCTTGGTGACGGCACCTTCGTGCGCGAGCGGCTGCTGTCGCTCGACGACAGCCGCTACAGCTTCACCTACAACTTCGTGACGCCGGCCTTTCCGGTGGAGAACTATGTCGCCGGCATGGAGCTGATCCCCGAGACCAGCACCGGGCGGACCTATGTCCAGTGGTGGGCGACCTTCGACGAGAAGCCGGAGGATGCCGGGCGCTTTGTCGAAATCGTCTCGCGCGACGTCTTCGCCGCCGGGCTGGCGGCGCTCGCCGAGAAGATCGCCGGAGAGCTTTCTGGCGCGAGCGTGCCGGAGGGGGCCGAGCGCTGGCAGGGCCTGCGGCCGGCCAAGGTGTTCACCTCCAGCACCATCACCGCGCCGGCCGACCGGGTCTGGGCGAAGATGCGCGATTTTGCCGGCATGGGCGGCTGGCACGAGGACATCACCAAGATGCACATGCTGGAGGGCGCCCGCTCCGACAAGGTGTCGGGCGTTCGCGACTTCCTGTTCGGCGAAGGCGCCTTGTGGGAACAGCTCACCTACCTCTCCGACACGGAGCGGGCCTTCCGCTACCGCATCCTGAAAAGCCCGATGCCCTGGCTGAACTACCATGCCGGCGCGCGGCTCTATCCGGTCACCGACCGCGACCATACCTTCGCGGTGTGGACCGCCGACTGGACCGCCTCGCCGCAGGACGACCTGGAGCTGATCCCGAACGTGCATGGCAACGTCTTCCAGAAGGCGTTCGACACGCTGGAGGCGCAACTGGGCAGCGGGGCAGGCTGA
- a CDS encoding phosphoenolpyruvate hydrolase family protein, with translation MNETPTPKTPSRPARPTRRELLDRFQDMAKRRVPIIGGGAGTGLSAKCEEAGGIDLIVIYNSGRYRMAGRGSLAGVLAYGNANEIVLDMAREVLPVVTHTPVLAGVNGTDPFVIMHDHLDRLKALGFAGVQNFPTVGLIDGMFRQNLEETGMGFYHEVEMIRLAAEKDMLTTPYVFSSEEAIAMAEAGADILVAHMGLTTGGSIGAETARTLEDCVRDIGAWAEAARSVRPDILVMCHGGPIANPEDAEYVLRNTPGCNGFYGASSMERLPAETALIDQTKRFKQLSF, from the coding sequence ATGAACGAAACACCCACACCCAAGACCCCCTCGCGCCCCGCCCGGCCGACGCGCCGCGAGCTGCTGGACCGGTTCCAGGACATGGCGAAGCGCCGCGTCCCGATCATCGGCGGCGGCGCCGGCACCGGTCTTTCGGCGAAATGCGAGGAAGCCGGCGGCATCGACCTCATCGTCATCTACAATTCCGGCCGCTACCGCATGGCCGGGCGCGGCTCGCTGGCCGGCGTGCTGGCCTATGGCAATGCCAACGAGATCGTGCTCGACATGGCGCGCGAGGTGCTGCCCGTCGTCACCCACACGCCGGTGCTGGCCGGCGTCAACGGCACCGATCCTTTCGTGATCATGCACGACCACCTCGACCGGCTGAAGGCGCTCGGCTTTGCCGGGGTGCAGAACTTCCCGACCGTCGGGCTGATCGACGGGATGTTCCGCCAGAACCTGGAGGAGACCGGCATGGGCTTCTACCACGAGGTGGAGATGATCCGGCTGGCCGCCGAGAAGGACATGCTGACGACGCCCTATGTCTTCTCGTCCGAGGAAGCCATCGCCATGGCCGAGGCCGGCGCCGACATCCTGGTCGCGCATATGGGCCTGACCACCGGCGGCTCCATCGGCGCGGAGACCGCGCGCACGCTGGAGGACTGCGTGCGCGACATCGGCGCCTGGGCGGAGGCGGCGCGCAGCGTGCGCCCGGACATTCTCGTCATGTGCCATGGCGGGCCGATCGCCAACCCGGAGGACGCCGAATACGTGCTGCGCAACACGCCGGGCTGCAACGGCTTCTACGGCGCCAGCTCGATGGAGCGGCTGCCGGCGGAAACGGCGCTGATCGACCAGACCAAGCGCTTCAAGCAGCTCAGCTTCTGA
- a CDS encoding Tm-1-like ATP-binding domain-containing protein codes for MGKTVYVVGTCDTKAEELAYARSLIRAAGVDAVLVDVGTRGETDVADVPAREVAAQHPGGVDAVLGGTDRGAAVGAMAEALTIWLTARQDIGAVLGLGGSGNTALVTTAMRALPVGVPKLMVSTVASSNVAPYVGPTDIAMMYSVTDVAGLNAISRQIIANAAHAVAGMAQWQAPKASGDLPGVGLTMFGVTTTCVDQLRERLDDTYECYVFHATGTGGQSMEKLAESGLLAGMIDTTTTEVPDLLMGGVFPCTQDRFGAVARTRLPYVGSVGAVDMVNFGALETVPETYRDRNLYVHNPQVTLMRTTAEENAEIGRWIAERLNRCEGEVRFLLPLGGVSAIDAPGMPFHDPQADAALFAAIRETLVTTPKRQLIELPFNINDPAFADAAVAEFRKIAS; via the coding sequence ATGGGCAAGACGGTCTATGTTGTCGGCACCTGCGACACCAAGGCGGAGGAGCTGGCCTATGCCAGGTCGCTGATCCGGGCCGCCGGTGTCGATGCGGTGCTGGTGGATGTGGGAACCCGCGGCGAGACGGACGTGGCCGACGTGCCCGCCCGCGAGGTCGCCGCACAGCATCCCGGCGGGGTGGACGCCGTGCTCGGCGGCACCGACCGGGGCGCGGCCGTCGGCGCGATGGCCGAGGCGCTGACCATCTGGCTCACCGCCCGGCAGGACATCGGCGCGGTGCTCGGCCTTGGCGGGTCGGGCAACACGGCGCTGGTGACCACGGCAATGCGGGCGCTGCCGGTCGGCGTGCCCAAGCTGATGGTCTCCACCGTCGCGTCGAGCAACGTGGCGCCCTATGTCGGGCCGACCGACATCGCCATGATGTATTCGGTGACAGATGTCGCCGGGCTCAACGCCATCAGCCGGCAGATCATCGCCAATGCCGCCCATGCCGTCGCCGGCATGGCGCAGTGGCAGGCGCCGAAGGCGAGCGGCGACCTGCCGGGCGTCGGCCTGACCATGTTCGGCGTCACCACGACCTGCGTCGACCAGCTGCGCGAACGGCTGGACGACACCTACGAGTGCTACGTCTTCCACGCCACCGGCACCGGCGGCCAGTCGATGGAGAAGCTGGCGGAATCCGGCCTGCTCGCCGGCATGATCGACACCACCACGACCGAGGTTCCGGACCTTCTGATGGGCGGGGTGTTTCCCTGCACGCAGGACCGCTTCGGCGCGGTGGCACGCACCCGCCTGCCCTATGTCGGCTCGGTCGGGGCGGTGGACATGGTGAATTTCGGCGCGCTGGAAACGGTTCCGGAGACGTACCGGGACCGCAACCTCTATGTGCACAATCCGCAGGTGACCCTGATGCGCACCACGGCGGAAGAGAACGCGGAGATCGGCCGGTGGATCGCCGAACGGCTGAACCGCTGCGAGGGCGAGGTGCGCTTCCTGCTGCCGCTCGGCGGCGTCTCGGCCATCGACGCGCCCGGCATGCCCTTCCACGACCCGCAGGCCGATGCGGCGCTGTTCGCCGCCATTCGCGAGACCCTGGTCACCACACCCAAGCGCCAGCTGATCGAACTGCCCTTCAACATCAACGATCCGGCCTTCGCCGATGCGGCGGTCGCCGAATTCCGAAAGATCGCGTCATGA
- a CDS encoding ABC transporter ATP-binding protein: MGGRLEIDDLHVNFGQAVILQGVTLSLDRAPLSLVGRNGMGKSTLCHAIMGMVAAQKGSVTLDGRPLLGLGPSRVARGGIALVPQGRRMFPSLSVHEHLLLVAGRTKGAWTVERVYETFPRLAERRRNGGNQLSGGEQQMLAISRALLMNPRIVIMDEPSEGLAPVIVDHLIETLRAIAAEGMGVLLVEQNMRVATSVSDQVAIMVTGQIAATMPARDLEADRDAQRRYLGVSHGH; encoded by the coding sequence ATGGGCGGCCGTCTGGAGATCGACGACCTGCATGTGAATTTCGGCCAGGCGGTGATCCTGCAGGGCGTCACGCTGTCGCTCGACCGGGCGCCGCTGTCGCTGGTCGGGCGCAACGGCATGGGCAAGTCGACCCTGTGCCACGCGATCATGGGCATGGTGGCAGCGCAGAAAGGCTCGGTGACGCTGGACGGGCGGCCGCTGCTGGGGCTCGGCCCCAGCCGGGTGGCGCGCGGCGGCATTGCCCTGGTGCCGCAGGGACGGCGGATGTTCCCGTCCCTTTCGGTGCATGAACACCTGCTGCTGGTGGCCGGGCGGACCAAGGGTGCCTGGACGGTGGAGCGGGTCTACGAGACCTTCCCGCGCCTGGCCGAACGGCGCCGCAACGGCGGCAACCAGCTGTCGGGCGGCGAGCAGCAGATGCTGGCGATCTCGCGGGCGCTCTTGATGAACCCGCGCATCGTCATCATGGACGAGCCCTCGGAAGGGCTGGCGCCGGTCATCGTCGACCACCTGATCGAGACGCTGCGCGCCATCGCCGCCGAAGGCATGGGCGTGCTGCTGGTGGAACAGAACATGCGGGTTGCGACCTCGGTCTCCGACCAGGTCGCGATCATGGTCACCGGGCAGATCGCCGCGACCATGCCCGCACGAGACCTGGAGGCCGACCGCGACGCCCAGCGCCGCTATCTCGGCGTCAGCCATGGACACTGA
- a CDS encoding ABC transporter ATP-binding protein — protein sequence MLDTTTRKGRTETSGPTAAATPALVTENVARSFGALKAVSNVSITIAPGERRAILGPNGAGKTTLFNTICGDHPPTAGRILLFGEDITHLQPHKRARLGIGRTYQSSLLFDGLSVLENLYLAVRGAMPGRLSLWKAGRGDAALAKARLLAEQVRVDTIAQARIQSLSHGQRRQVEVGMALASDPRLLMLDEPAAGLSAAERPELVKLIRDLPRELTLILIEHDMDVALPNSDKVTVMKDGEVVVESTPDRIADDPLVQAIYLGGEH from the coding sequence ATGCTGGACACGACGACACGCAAGGGCCGGACGGAGACTTCGGGGCCGACGGCGGCCGCGACCCCTGCCCTGGTGACGGAAAACGTCGCCCGCAGCTTCGGCGCGCTCAAGGCCGTCAGCAATGTGTCGATCACCATCGCGCCGGGCGAGCGGCGCGCGATCCTCGGCCCCAACGGAGCCGGCAAGACCACGCTGTTCAACACGATCTGCGGCGACCATCCGCCGACCGCCGGGCGCATCCTGCTGTTCGGCGAGGACATCACCCACCTGCAGCCGCACAAACGGGCGCGGCTCGGCATCGGCCGCACCTATCAGAGCTCGCTGCTGTTCGACGGGCTGAGCGTCCTGGAGAACCTCTATCTCGCGGTGCGCGGGGCAATGCCCGGACGCCTGTCGCTGTGGAAGGCGGGGCGGGGCGATGCCGCGCTCGCCAAGGCAAGGCTGCTGGCCGAGCAGGTGCGCGTCGACACGATTGCGCAGGCGCGCATCCAGTCGCTTTCGCACGGCCAGCGCCGGCAGGTGGAGGTGGGCATGGCGCTCGCCTCCGATCCGCGCCTGCTGATGCTGGACGAGCCGGCGGCGGGGCTTTCGGCGGCAGAGCGGCCGGAGCTGGTCAAGCTGATCCGCGACCTGCCGCGCGAGCTGACGCTGATCCTGATCGAGCACGACATGGACGTGGCCCTGCCCAACTCGGACAAGGTCACGGTGATGAAGGACGGCGAGGTGGTGGTGGAAAGCACGCCCGACCGGATCGCCGACGATCCGCTGGTCCAGGCGATCTATCTTGGAGGCGAACACTGA
- a CDS encoding ABC transporter substrate-binding protein, whose translation MLRKKLALKTATALAAGLFALAGIGAAAAQDVIKLGSITTLEGPFATGGQDAYRAMEMALEEVDYTIDGKKIEWIRESSNAQADVALARARKLIEQDNVDIIVGPLSGAEGIALRDYSRTLEGKTIVNGSSGAADTTLRDASPNFFRFSTEGTQWMAGLGNHVYKDMNVEHVALVAADYAFPYAQAMGFMLEYCQAGGAVTKLWSPLNTTDFGSIIANIPEDAGAIVLIQGGTDALAFLTQYAEAGGDLPIIGGSITADQTLLSARGPHQRLMEGMLAAGPIADLNEDPMWVEWVAAYRKRFPDGFDSPSIHAFNYYTNTKAVLLALDEVDGDLSDGQKAFQEALAKVEFKNPMGANVRLDENRQAISDIFLTRIVNDGGTLRTEAFGKTEGVTQTMGMDREAFLALGAPSRDNPDCPPAN comes from the coding sequence ATGCTCAGGAAGAAACTGGCACTCAAGACCGCGACGGCGCTGGCCGCCGGCCTGTTCGCACTGGCGGGGATCGGTGCCGCCGCCGCGCAGGACGTCATCAAGCTCGGCTCGATCACCACGCTGGAAGGCCCCTTCGCCACCGGCGGCCAGGACGCCTACCGCGCCATGGAAATGGCGCTGGAGGAGGTCGACTACACGATCGACGGCAAGAAGATCGAGTGGATCCGCGAATCCTCCAACGCCCAGGCCGATGTGGCGCTGGCCCGCGCCCGCAAGCTGATCGAGCAGGACAATGTCGACATCATCGTCGGCCCGCTGTCGGGCGCGGAAGGCATCGCGCTGCGCGACTACTCGCGCACGCTGGAGGGCAAGACCATCGTCAACGGCTCGTCGGGCGCCGCCGACACCACCTTGCGCGATGCGTCGCCGAACTTCTTCCGCTTCAGCACGGAAGGCACCCAGTGGATGGCCGGCCTCGGCAACCACGTCTACAAGGACATGAATGTCGAACACGTGGCGCTGGTCGCCGCCGACTACGCCTTCCCCTATGCGCAGGCGATGGGCTTCATGCTCGAATACTGCCAGGCGGGCGGTGCAGTGACCAAGCTGTGGTCGCCGCTGAACACCACCGACTTCGGCTCGATCATCGCCAACATTCCGGAAGATGCCGGCGCCATCGTGCTGATCCAGGGCGGCACCGACGCCCTCGCCTTCCTGACCCAGTACGCCGAGGCCGGCGGCGACCTGCCGATCATCGGCGGCTCGATCACCGCCGACCAGACGCTGCTGAGCGCCCGCGGCCCGCACCAGCGGCTGATGGAGGGCATGCTGGCGGCCGGCCCGATCGCCGACCTCAACGAGGATCCGATGTGGGTGGAATGGGTCGCCGCCTATCGCAAGCGCTTCCCGGACGGCTTCGACTCGCCCTCGATCCACGCCTTCAACTACTACACCAACACCAAGGCGGTGCTGCTGGCGCTGGACGAAGTGGACGGCGACCTGTCGGACGGCCAGAAGGCCTTCCAGGAGGCGCTGGCCAAGGTCGAGTTCAAGAACCCGATGGGCGCGAATGTCCGTCTCGACGAAAACCGGCAGGCGATCTCCGACATCTTCCTGACCCGGATCGTCAACGACGGCGGCACGCTGCGGACTGAGGCCTTCGGCAAGACCGAGGGCGTGACCCAGACGATGGGCATGGACCGGGAGGCGTTCCTGGCGCTCGGCGCCCCCTCGCGCGACAATCCCGACTGCCCGCCGGCCAACTGA